CGTACTGGCCGTCGCGGTGGTGTTCGGCTCCCTCGCCTATGCCCTGCCCGCCTGGTGGTACGGCTCCTTCGGGCTGCGCGAGGACCACCTGGTCGTGCACAGCGGGCTGCTCATGCGCAGTTCCCGGGAGATCCCGCTGAGCCGTCTCCAGGCGGTGGACGTGGTGCAGCCCCTGCTGATGCAGGTGTTCGGGCTGGCGGAGCTGCGGATCGAGCTGGCCGGCGGTGACGGGAGTGCCATCCGGTTGCGCTGCCTGCGCCGGAAGGTGGCCGAACGGCTGCGGGTGGCGGTGCTGGCGCACGCCGCCGGACTGCCGGGCCGCTCGCCCGAGGCGCCTGAGTGGCCCTTCTACCGCCTCCCCTTCCTGCTGCTCCTGGGCGCGCTCACCTTCCGGGTGCCGGTGCTGCTGTCCTTCATCCTGCTGCTCCTGCTGGTCACGGCGTTCCTGGTGTTCCTCGAACCCGGGGTGCTGGGCGGGGCCGTCCCGCTCCTCCTCGGGCTGCTGCGCTACTACTGGGGCCCGCTGGCCCGCTACACGGACTTCTACGCTTCGCTGTCCTCGGACGGGCTGCGGCTGCGTTACGGGATGTTCCAGCGCCGCATGCAGACGGTCCCGCCCGGCCGGGTCCAGGCCGTGCGCGTGGTCGAGCCGCTGCTGTGGCGGGCCCTCGGCGTGGCCAGGGTCGAGGCGACGGTGGCCGGGTACGCGGGGGCGCGCCAGGGTGACTCCACGGACCTGCTCCCGGTCGCACCGCTCGGGCGGGCGTATTCGCTGGTGAACGAGCTGTTCCCGGAGAGCGAGGCCGCGATGGTGCCGCTGGTGGTCAACCGCGCTCTGCTGTCGACCGCGGCGGGGACGGACGAGCGGCTGTTCGTGAGCGTGCGCGGGCTGTTCTGCCGGGTGACGGAGATCGTCCCGGTCGAGCGGATGCAGACGCTGCGGCTGTCGGCGGGGCCGATCGCGCGGATCAGGGGGAGGGTGACCGTCGACGTGGACACACCTCCGGGGCCTGTCGCGGCCCGTGCCCCGGCCCGGGAAGCGGTGCAGGGACGTCGGTTCCTGGACGCTCTGGTGGAGTACGGAAGGCGGGCCAGAGTGCCTTCGGCGGGCACGGAACGGTGGGCGACTCGGGCAACCATGCACGGAGAGTCGGTGACCAAGCGGTACGAGGGTGAGGAATCGGAGGATCTGAAGGGTGACACCCCCGAGAGGTGAGTGTGGCGTGTGTCACATAATGATGCCCAGGGGGTTCCAGTTATGGGTTTCATGTCCGACATGTCTGCTCACTCATGGTGATACTTCCAGGTCAGGGCTGCAAAATTCTTCCGCGTTCTGGTCACGTGCGGCGACCGAGTGTGGCTAAATAGTGGTGAACACGTTGAGTGTTCACTGTCATACACATCGTCAACGTTATCGACCGGTTGGCACCCCTGCTCTCCGGTCCGACGGGAGAAACACATGCTGAAGAAGGCTCTCGCCGCCACGGCCATCGCCGCTGCCGCTGGCAGCGTCCTGTTCGCCGGCGCCCCGGCCATGGCCAACAGCAACGTCTTCACCTCCGGCAACGGCAGCATCCTCGGCGGCAACCAGATCGTCGCCGACCTGGACGTGCCGATCAACGTCTGCGGCAACGCCATCGCCGTCCTGGGTGTCGCCGGTGCTTCCTGCACCAACTCCGACGCCAAGGTGCTGAACTAGCGGCACTCTGACTTCCCGGCCCTGGCGGGCGGGGGTGTCCAGTCGGAGACGTCCCGACTGATCCGACCCGGCCTGGGTCAGCGAGCTTTTCGCGCAAGGGGCGCCACTCTGTGACGACGGAGTGGCGCCCTTTTCTGTGTTTCAGGGGGGCGGCCTGTGTTTCAGGGGTGCGGCCTGTGTTTCAGGGGCGCGCCCTGTTTTTCGGGGCGCAGTCCGTGCTCGGAGATCGGGTGCACGCCCGGAAACGGCATTGGTGCCTGACTGCAACCCGGATGGGCGGTGACGCTGCGCGCACGTCGGGAGTGCCGAACTCACCGCCTTTGTCCGGAACCCGCCCGTGGTGTTCTGGCACCCAGTGTGAGCATGGGTGGATTTTCTGTGATCAATGCAGTTCAGGGCATGTTCATGAGGCTTCCGCGTCGGTAATTTCTTTCTCGGCGCCCCCGGGCGCCACCGTAGAGTCACTGCGAATCCGGACGGTCCCCCGCCCGGATATTGAAGGAGACAAAGTAGTGCTGAAGAAGACGCTCGCCGCCGGTGCCGTGGTCCTCGCCTCCGCCGGGGTCCTCCTCTCCGCCGCCCCGGCCGCGGCGCACGCTGGTGCCTGGACCTCCGGCAACGGCTCCAACGCCAGCGGGAACATCTCCTACATCAACGGCGTGCACAACACCAACGAAGGCTGCGGCAACTCCAACGCCGTCCTCGGCCAGTCCCTGGGCTCCTGCGTCAACTCCGGGGTGATCATCCAGAACTAGTTGCCGGGTCCCCTCTGACGAGAGGGGTGCGGTGGACACCCGCGGGGGTGGGCGACGGTGCCCACCCCCGTTCGCGTGGTACGCCCGGCATGGGCAGTTGCTTGAGGGTGAAAGTCCCTTGCGGGAGGAGATGGTGCCAACCGCGAGCCGGAGGCAACGGCGTCATCGCGAGGTGGGGTCGGAAGGAAGCCCGAGGCGAAACCCTGCACTGAGGAACACGAACCGTGTATGAGGCAGTCCGACCGGGGTGAGCCAGCCACGGATGGCGAAGCCCGTCACCGTCAAGACGGTCGGGGTGTAAACACGGCAGGCGTAGGGGGAAAGTGGCTGTTCTTATCCGGGGAGGTCTGTCTGGGTGTCGGTTTGCTGAGTTGTCGCTGCGCCGACGGGTCCGCTCGCAAGGGTGGGTCTGACCAGGCAGAAGTCAGCAGAGGCCATAGTACTGACCGGCAGGTCAGGAAGGGCTGAACGTCGAGTGGAGCAGAAGGAGGGGGCTTGCTCGGTTGGGTCGTAATGATCGCTGTAAGCCGGTCTGAGAGCCGGTCCACCGTGGGGCGGAGAGGGTGCATTCCCTCAGAGCTGCTTCATGCTGGTGCGTAGGCGGCCACGGCGCAGTTCCCAAGAGCTGGATCCATGGGTCCGGGCCTTGATGGCCGGGCCGGTCGTCGTCTGAGACGGCTTGACGAACCGCCAGGTGCGGGCCCGCATGCCTGGTGGTGTGGGAGGCGGGTCGGGTGACCCGACCCGCCTACCCGATTCCGACCTGTGCCCGAACCCTCCGCCGGGGGCGGGGCGGCTGGTCACCGGTCCGGGAGGGCTATCGTGTGCTCAGACGGTGCGGGGAGAAGCGGACGCACCGGACTATGAGGGGACACGGAACATGGAGACGACAGAGGCGCGCCCCGCGCGCCTGCGCGTCGGCGTCGTCGGGGCCGGCCGGGTCGGCTCAGCCCTCGGCAACGCCTTGGCGCGGGCCGGACACAAGGTCGTGGCCGCCTCGGCGGTCTCCGAAGCCTCGGTCGCCAGGGTCGAGGGACGCCTGCCCGGCGCGCGGATCCTCGAACCCGCCCAGGTGGCCGAAGCCAGTGACCTCGTTCTGCTGACGGTCCCCGACGACGCCCTCCCCGACCTGGTCGAGGGCCTGGCCGCCACCGGCACCGACCTGCGCGGCAAGATCATCGTGCACGCCAGCGGCGCCCACGGCTACGGGATCCTCGCCCCCGCCACCATCGCCGGGGCCCTCCCTCTGGCCCTGCATCCGGCGATGACCTTCACCGGCCGGGACGAGGACATCGACAGGCTCGCCAACTGTGCCTTCGGTGTGACCGCGCCCGAACAGCTCCGCCCCATCGCCGAGGCCCTGGTGGTCGAGATGGGCGCCGAGCCGGTGTGGATCGCCGAGGACAAGCGCACCCTCTACCACGCGGCCCTCGCGGGCGGGGCCAACCACCTGGTCACCCTGGTCGCCGACAGCGCCTCCCTGCTCAGTGCGGCCGGGGTTCCCGAACCGGGCCGGATGCTCGCACCCATGCTCAGCGCCGCCCTGGACAACGCCCTGCGCCTGGGCATCCACGGCCTCAGCGGGCCCGTTCTGCGCGGTGACGCCGGAACCGTGGCCGGACACGTGGAGCAGCTGCGCGAGACCGCGCCCGAGAGCGTGGCCAGCTACGTCGAGCTCGCCCGGCTCACCGCCGACCGCGCCATCAACGCGGGGATGCTCAAACCCGAGGACGCCGCACGCCTGTTGGACGTCCTGCGGCGCTGACCGCCCACCGCGACCAGCACGATTCTCACTGCCCTCACTGCCCTCACTGTCCTCAGTGTCCCGCGGCACCGGCGGACGCACGGGTACCGGGCACCGGCCCGGACACGATGCGGCCCAGGCAGACCAGCAAGGAGAGAACCATGACCGAAACCGCTCCGCCCGGATCCTCGGGCAGGCCAGCTGGCGCTCCCGCCGTCGTCCGCACGCCCGCGGAACTGCGCCGGGCCCTGGCCGACGCGGGCCGGGTGGGCCTGGTCCCCACCATGGGAGCCCTGCACGGCGGCCACCGCACCCTCATGCGGCTGGCCCGTGAACAGGCCGACACCGTGGTGGTCAGCATCTTCGTCAACCCGCTCCAGTTCGGCCCGAACGAGGACCTGGACCGCTACCCGCGCGACCTGCCCGGCGACACCGCGCTGTGCGGTGAGGAGGACGTGGACGTGGTCTTCGCCCCTGAGGTCGCCACCATGTACCCGCTTCCGCAGATGGTCACCGTCGACGCGGGCGCCATGGGCGAACGCCTGGAGGGCGCCTCCCGCCCCGGCCACTTCACCGGTGTGCTCACCGTGGTCTCCAAGCTGTTCAACCTGGTCCGCCCGGATTTCGCCGTCTTCGGTGCCAAGGACGCCCAGCAGATCGCCCTGGTCCGCCGCCTGGTCGCCGACCTGAACCTGCCCGTGGAGATCGTCGGCGCCCCCACCCTGCGCGACCCCGACGGCCTGGCCTCCTCCAGCCGCAACGTCTTCCTTGACGCCGCCCAGCGCACCAGTGCCCTGGCCCTGTCCCGGGCCCTGCGCACGGGCGCCGAGGCCGCGCCCGCGGGCGCCGAGGCCGTCCGCGAAGCGGCTCGCGCCGTCCTGGACGAGGCCGCCGAGGCCACCCCTCCGGTCGAGCTCGACTACCTGGCGCTGGTCGACCCGGCCACCTTCGCCGACGCCCCCGCCGACCACCGGGGCGAGGCCGTCCTGGCCGTCGCCGCCCGGGTGGGCACCACCCGACTCATCGACAACGTGTCGGTCACCCTCGCGGAAAGAGACCCCAGATGAGCTCTGCCGGACAGACCCGGATCGAGGCCCCCGAACCCAGTTGGGCCGTCCGCGCCGACGTCGCGGTGGTCGGTTCGGGGATCGCGGGTTTGAGCACCGCCCTGCGCTACGTGCGGCGCACCGGGTCGGGCCGGGTCGTCCTGGTCACCAAGGACCGGCTCTCCACCGGCTCCACCGCCTACGCCCAGGGCGGTATCGCCGCGGCCATGGCGCCCGAGGACGGGCCGGTCGCCCACATGGTCGACACCCTCCTGGCCGGGGCCGGACTGTGCGACCCCCACGCGGTCAACGTTCTGGCCACCGAGGGCCCCGACGCCCTGCGCTGGCTGATCGGCCTGGGCGCGGAGTTCGACCGTGACGACGACGGCGAGCTCTCCCTGACCCGCGAGGGCGGTCACCGCGCCGACCGGGTGGCCCACGCGGGCGGTGACGCCACCGGCGCCGAGATCCAGCGCGCCCTGGTCCAGGCCGTCCTGGCCGAGGAGCGCGTCGAGGTCGTCGAGCACGCCATCGCCCTGGACGCCCTGCGCGACCCGGGCAGCGGCGCGGTGCACGGCGCCACCCTGCACGTCATGGGTGAGGGGAAGCGCGACGGCGTCGGCGCCGTCCTGGCCCCCGCGGTCGTGCTGGCCACCGGCGGCATGGGGCAGGTCTTCGCCGCCACCACCAACCCGCCCGTGTCCACCGGGGACGGGCTCGCCCTGGCCGCCCGGGCCGGGGCCCGCCTGCGCGACCTGGAGTTCATCCAGTTCCACCCCACGGTCCTGTGGCTGGGCCCGGACGCGCGCGGCCGCCAGCCGCTCGTCTCCGAGGCCCTGCGCGGCGAGGGCGCCTACCTCGTGGACGCCGAGGGTCATCGGATCATGGAAGGGGTGCACGAGCTCGGCGACCTCGCCCCGCGCGACGTCGTGGCCCGCACCATCGCCCGAACCATGGCCGAGCAGGACACCGATCACGTCTACCTGGAGACCCGCCACTTCGGCCGGGCCACCTGGGAGAAGCGGTTCCCGACCATCCTGGCCTCCTGCCGCGCCCACGGCATCGACCCGCTCGACCGGACCATCCCGGTCGCCCCGGCCGCGCACTACGCCTCCGGCGGCGTGGAGGTCGACATCGACGGCCGCACCGGGGTCCCCGGCCTGTGGGCCGTCGGCGAGGTCGCCCGCACCGGCGTGCACGGGGCCAACCGCCTGGCCTCGAACTCCCTGCTGGAGGGACTGGTCTACGCCGATCGGATCGCCACCCGGCTGGCCGACGCCCCGGCACGGGATTCGGGTGAGGCGCAGCCCCTGGGCATGACCACACCGTTGGTCGACCCGGCCACCTCCGCCACGGTCCGTACCCTGATGTCCCGCGACGCCGGGGTCCTGCGCACCGGCGAGGGCCTGGCCGAACTCGTGGCCCGGCTCGACGACCTGGCAGCCCCCGCCGAGCACGTCGCCCCCGACGTCGCCGCCTGGGAGGCCACCAACCTGCTCACCGTGGCCCGCCTCGTGGCCGCCGCCGCCCGGCACCGCACCGAGAGCCGGGGCTCCCACCAGCGCGCCGACGCACCCGAACCCCGACCCGAGCTGCGCGTGCGGCCCGTGGTCGTCCGACTGGAAGGGGACTCGATCGTGACCACCGACGAGACCTGGCAGCCCTCCCTCCCGCCCGCCCTCGTGGCCGAGCTCGACACCATCGCCTTCCCCCTCGCCCGGCCGGAGGCCCCAAGCGAAGGGCACGTCGAGGCGCGCGCCGAGTTCACCCTCCCGTGGACCGCCCCGCACCAGTCCCACGTGGACACCGTCCGCCGCGCCCTGGCCGAGGACCTCACCGCGGGCCCGCGCATCGACGTCACCACGGTGGCGACCATCCCCGCCGACCAGGTCCGTACCGCCCACGTGGTGGCTCGCGCAGACGGCACCGTCAGCGGCCTCCCCCTCGCCGAGCTCGTCTTCTGGCTGGTCGCCGAGGGCGCCCTGGAGGTCTCCCGGCAGGCGTCGGACGGTGACTCCGTCAAGCGCGGCGACGTCCTCATGACCGTCACCGCCCGCACCCGCGACCTGCTCACCGCGGAGCGCACCGCGCTGAACCTGCTCACCCACATGTCCGGCATCGCCACCGCCACCCGCACCTGGACGGACGCGGTGGTCGGGACCGGAGCGCGCATTCGGGACAGCCGAAAGACCACCCCGGGGCTGCGCGCCCTCGACAAGTACGCGGTGCGCTGCGGCGGCGGGGTCAACCACCGCTACAGCCTCAGCGACGCCGGACTGATCAAGGACAACCACGTGGTCGCCGCCGGGGGAGTGGGCGCGGCGGTCCGCGCCATCCGCGAGCGCTTCCCCGACCTTCCGCTGGAGGTCGAGGTGGACCGGATCGACCAGATCGAGGACGCGCTGGCCGCCGGGGCCGAGGAGATCCTGCTCGACAACTTCACTGTGGAGCAGCTGACCGAGGCGGTGGCCCTGGTCAACGGCCGGGCCCGGCTGGAGTCCAGCGGCGGACTCACTCTCGACGTCGCCGCCGACGTCGCCCGCACGGGTGTGGACTACCTGGCCGTCGGCGCGCTCACGCACTCCAGCCCGGCACTGGATATCGCGCTCGACCTGTTGTGATCGGCCCACTTGGTGGAAGATTCCTTTGGTACACACCAATTCGACCAGTGAGGCCCCCAGAATGCTGCTCGCGATCGACGTCGGTAACTCCGAGACGGTCCTTGGTCTGTTCGAGGCCGACGACCTTCTCGAACACTGGCGGGTGGGAACCGACACCAGGCGCACGGCGGACGAGTGGGCCGTGGTCCTGCGCGGGCTCATCGACGGTAGCTCCCTGAGCAACCTGACCGAGGTCGAAGGCATCGCGATGTGCTGCTCGGTCCCCTCCGTCCAGCACGAGATGCGGGACATGTTCCGCCGTCACTTCGGTGACCTGCCCGCGGTGATTGTCGAACCCGGTGTGAAGACGGGCGTGCCGATCCGGATGGACAACCCCAAGGAAGTGGGCAGCGACCGGATCATCAACGCGCTGGCCGCCAGCCACCTCTACGGGGGGCCGAGCGTGGTGGTGGACTTCGGCACCGCGACCACCTTCGACGCGGTCAGCGTCAAGGGCGAGTACGTGGGCGGGGCCATCGCCCCGGGGATCGACATCTCGGTGGACGCCCTCTCCCGGCGCGGGGCTCAGCTGCACATGGTGGAGATCGTCAAGCCGCGCGCGGCCATCGCCAAGAACACCACGGAGGCGCTGCGTTCGGGAATCGTCTTCGGTTTCGCCGGTCAGGTGGACGGGATCGTCGACCGCATGGTCGGCGAGCTCACTGACAACCCGGACGACGTCACCGTGGTGGCCACCGGCGGCCTGGCCTCGACGGTGGTGGGCGAGTGCGAGACGGTCGACGTCCACGAGCCCTGGCTCACCCTGATCGGCCTGCGGCTGGTCTTCGAACGCAACACGGGCTGAGGTGGGGCGGTTCGAGGCGGCGAGGTCCGGGGGCCGGAGGTTCAGGATGCTGTTGGTTAATTCCGGTGTGGGGTCTGGGGCCTGGGGCCTGGGTTGGGGTTCCCCCGTTTCCCGCCGCGTGAGTGTGGCCGTCTGCGCTGCGCGCGTCAAGGTCGTTCGTCCTCGCTTCGCTGCGGGCGCTCCACTTTGACCCGCTTCGCTACGACGGCGGTGGGCGGCTGTCGGGAAACGGGGGAGGAGTGGTCCGGGGTGGCCAACGGGCCCGAAAAGGGGCCCGAAGGGCCCAACTGCTTCGGCCTTCGGCCGGTGCCTTCCCCAGCCCTGTGCCCAACGCTTGGCCGTGTCGCGGCTGGTCAAGGCGGGTAACGAAAAGCGGCGGCGAAGGTCCCGGTTTCCCAGGCCTGCGGGGATCGGGTCGCGTGTCGCGGCCGGTCATGCGTGCCATCGGACAAGCGGCGGCGAGGGTGGGGTTCAGCGCTGTGGTGTGGGCTCTGTGCGAGCCAGGGTGTCCGTAACCTGCGCCTGAGGGCTGTCCGCTGCTTCCGAAACCCCCTCATTCCCGGTGATCTTGCTACCAGAAGCAAGTTCGGCGCTGATTTCGCTTCTGGTAGCAAGATCATCTTCGGGAAAGGGGCCGAAACCGTGCCCCGCCCCGGCGGTCGGAAGGCCGTGTAACGCGTGCCGTCGGGGG
This DNA window, taken from Nocardiopsis exhalans, encodes the following:
- a CDS encoding PH domain-containing protein encodes the protein MLPPPHARGGPPPMPPPRPQQVADVTTGVFRAHWLIIPFQVIAVTLVFVALVGPILTQFGFAWVLVLAVAVVFGSLAYALPAWWYGSFGLREDHLVVHSGLLMRSSREIPLSRLQAVDVVQPLLMQVFGLAELRIELAGGDGSAIRLRCLRRKVAERLRVAVLAHAAGLPGRSPEAPEWPFYRLPFLLLLGALTFRVPVLLSFILLLLLVTAFLVFLEPGVLGGAVPLLLGLLRYYWGPLARYTDFYASLSSDGLRLRYGMFQRRMQTVPPGRVQAVRVVEPLLWRALGVARVEATVAGYAGARQGDSTDLLPVAPLGRAYSLVNELFPESEAAMVPLVVNRALLSTAAGTDERLFVSVRGLFCRVTEIVPVERMQTLRLSAGPIARIRGRVTVDVDTPPGPVAARAPAREAVQGRRFLDALVEYGRRARVPSAGTERWATRATMHGESVTKRYEGEESEDLKGDTPER
- a CDS encoding chaplin family protein, coding for MLKKALAATAIAAAAGSVLFAGAPAMANSNVFTSGNGSILGGNQIVADLDVPINVCGNAIAVLGVAGASCTNSDAKVLN
- a CDS encoding Rossmann-like and DUF2520 domain-containing protein, with translation METTEARPARLRVGVVGAGRVGSALGNALARAGHKVVAASAVSEASVARVEGRLPGARILEPAQVAEASDLVLLTVPDDALPDLVEGLAATGTDLRGKIIVHASGAHGYGILAPATIAGALPLALHPAMTFTGRDEDIDRLANCAFGVTAPEQLRPIAEALVVEMGAEPVWIAEDKRTLYHAALAGGANHLVTLVADSASLLSAAGVPEPGRMLAPMLSAALDNALRLGIHGLSGPVLRGDAGTVAGHVEQLRETAPESVASYVELARLTADRAINAGMLKPEDAARLLDVLRR
- the panC gene encoding pantoate--beta-alanine ligase; amino-acid sequence: MTETAPPGSSGRPAGAPAVVRTPAELRRALADAGRVGLVPTMGALHGGHRTLMRLAREQADTVVVSIFVNPLQFGPNEDLDRYPRDLPGDTALCGEEDVDVVFAPEVATMYPLPQMVTVDAGAMGERLEGASRPGHFTGVLTVVSKLFNLVRPDFAVFGAKDAQQIALVRRLVADLNLPVEIVGAPTLRDPDGLASSSRNVFLDAAQRTSALALSRALRTGAEAAPAGAEAVREAARAVLDEAAEATPPVELDYLALVDPATFADAPADHRGEAVLAVAARVGTTRLIDNVSVTLAERDPR
- a CDS encoding L-aspartate oxidase, with product MSSAGQTRIEAPEPSWAVRADVAVVGSGIAGLSTALRYVRRTGSGRVVLVTKDRLSTGSTAYAQGGIAAAMAPEDGPVAHMVDTLLAGAGLCDPHAVNVLATEGPDALRWLIGLGAEFDRDDDGELSLTREGGHRADRVAHAGGDATGAEIQRALVQAVLAEERVEVVEHAIALDALRDPGSGAVHGATLHVMGEGKRDGVGAVLAPAVVLATGGMGQVFAATTNPPVSTGDGLALAARAGARLRDLEFIQFHPTVLWLGPDARGRQPLVSEALRGEGAYLVDAEGHRIMEGVHELGDLAPRDVVARTIARTMAEQDTDHVYLETRHFGRATWEKRFPTILASCRAHGIDPLDRTIPVAPAAHYASGGVEVDIDGRTGVPGLWAVGEVARTGVHGANRLASNSLLEGLVYADRIATRLADAPARDSGEAQPLGMTTPLVDPATSATVRTLMSRDAGVLRTGEGLAELVARLDDLAAPAEHVAPDVAAWEATNLLTVARLVAAAARHRTESRGSHQRADAPEPRPELRVRPVVVRLEGDSIVTTDETWQPSLPPALVAELDTIAFPLARPEAPSEGHVEARAEFTLPWTAPHQSHVDTVRRALAEDLTAGPRIDVTTVATIPADQVRTAHVVARADGTVSGLPLAELVFWLVAEGALEVSRQASDGDSVKRGDVLMTVTARTRDLLTAERTALNLLTHMSGIATATRTWTDAVVGTGARIRDSRKTTPGLRALDKYAVRCGGGVNHRYSLSDAGLIKDNHVVAAGGVGAAVRAIRERFPDLPLEVEVDRIDQIEDALAAGAEEILLDNFTVEQLTEAVALVNGRARLESSGGLTLDVAADVARTGVDYLAVGALTHSSPALDIALDLL
- a CDS encoding type III pantothenate kinase; this encodes MLLAIDVGNSETVLGLFEADDLLEHWRVGTDTRRTADEWAVVLRGLIDGSSLSNLTEVEGIAMCCSVPSVQHEMRDMFRRHFGDLPAVIVEPGVKTGVPIRMDNPKEVGSDRIINALAASHLYGGPSVVVDFGTATTFDAVSVKGEYVGGAIAPGIDISVDALSRRGAQLHMVEIVKPRAAIAKNTTEALRSGIVFGFAGQVDGIVDRMVGELTDNPDDVTVVATGGLASTVVGECETVDVHEPWLTLIGLRLVFERNTG